The Salvelinus alpinus chromosome 10, SLU_Salpinus.1, whole genome shotgun sequence genome includes the window TTTCCAACAACAGTATTGCCagtgtttgttttattcactgggtTATCTGGAGTCTGCAGAGAGTAGACTAAAGAAGTGAACAAGATAAACTGCCAATGTTTTAAAGTTCTATGAAATAAGTCTGTGTAGTTACTAACCCTTGTGATAGTGAGTGGAGGATTATATGGGTCTGAATTTTCACTCCTTTTTGCAATCAGCTGTTGTCCACTTTTAGAATAATTGTATTCCCCTTTTGTATTGTACAGTatagagccttcagaaagtattcataccccttgacttattctgcattttatgttacagcctaaattctaAATGGATGAAATTGATTTTTAatatacccaataatgacatacATAAtgtatttagaaatgtttgcaaatttatacaaaTTGAAGtgcagaaatatcaaatttacataagtattcacaccccccgagtcaatactttgtagaaacacctttggtagcaattacagctgtgagtctttctaggtaagtctctaagaattTTGCACACCTGGATGGTACAATGTTGTAcaaattctttaagctctgtcaagttggttgttgatcatggctagacagcgattttcatgtcttgccatagattttcaagctgatttaagtcaaaactaactaggccactcaagaacattcaatattgtcttggtaagcaactccagtgtatatttggccttgttttttcGGTTATTGCCCTTCTGAAATGTGAATTtgtttcccagtgtctgttgcaAAGCAGACTGCACCAGgtattcctctaggattttgccggtgcttagctctattccgtttctttttatctcCCGAAAAAACTTTcaagtccttgctgatgacaagcacacccataacatgatgcagctaccaccatGTGTAGAGTGGGACtcttgatgtgttgtgttggatttaccccaaacataacgctttgtattcaggatatgaatatggttgtatcactgcctggtatggcaactgctcggcctccaaccacaaggcactacagagggtagtgcaaatggcccagtacatcactggggccaagcttcctgccatccaggacctctataccaggcggtgtcagaggagggcataaaaattgtcagactccagcaaccctagtcatagactgttctctctgctacctcactgcaagcagtaccggagtaccaagtctaggtccaagaggcttcttaacagcttctacccccaagccataagactcctgaatacctaatcaaatggcgacccagactatttgcattgccccccccccctattttacaccgctgctactctctgttgttatcatctatgcatagtcattttaataactctaccttgtacatattacctcaactaatcggtgcccctgcacatgttattttactgctgctcttttactacttgttacttttatttcttattcttatctctatttttttaaactgcattgttggttaggggctcgtaaataagcatttcactgtaaggtctacctacacctgtattattcggtgcgcatgtgaccaataaaattggattttaaGTTAATTATTTTTGACAAGATTTTTGCAGTTTACTTTAGTAACTTAattcaaacaggatgcatgttttggaatattttttttctgtacagctttgcttcttttcactctgtcattgatGTTagaattgtggagtaactacaatgttgtccaTCCTCagtctaactgttttaaagtcaccattggtttccctcctctcctgcaactgagttaggaaggacgcctgtatctttgtagtgactgtgtgtattgatgtaCCATCCAAAGTTAATGTAATAActacaccatgctcaaagggatagtcAATGTCTTTTATCAaatgttttacccatctactaatAGGTGCCCTTCCTTGTGAAGCATTAGAAAatgtccctggtctttatggttgaatctgtgtttgaaattcactacttgactgagggacctttacagataattgtatttctgggttacagagatgaggtagtcattcagaaatcatgttaaccactattattgcacacagtgagaccatgtgacttgttaagcttgccataacaaaggggttgaatacttattgacttattGACGCATTATGAGGTATTCCGCTTACGTTATGGTATATTCTACTGACGTTATGGGGGTATTCCACTGACGTTATGGATTATTCCACTGGCGTTGTGGATTATTCCACTGGCGTTGTGGATTATTCCACTGGCGTTATGGGTTATTCCACTGACGTTATGAGGTATTCCACTGACGTTATGAGGTATTCCACTTTATGGGGTATTCCACTGATGTTATGGGGGATTCCACTGACGTTATGGGGGTATTCCActgacatgggggggcattcCACTGACGTTATGGGGTAAAGACAAAACAGTTTTCAGGGCTACCATATATAACACTTTCTGGCCAACTGGTGGTTTAGTTTCCATCTGTCCTCCAGGTGATCTGTCCTCCAACTGTTGGTTTAGAATCTACAGATGTGGTATTCATATTCAGATGGTAAATAGTCGTAGTAGAATTCATGTTGGTACAACAATATCTAGTCATGTATCCATGCCCTTGTAtgtgtgtggtattgtgtgtaggccaatgactcaatttaatccattttaaaatcaggctgaaacacaaaaaaatgtagaaaaagtcaaggggtgtgaatactttctgaaggcactgtatatgaagtCATATGTGTatctcactgactgactggttcttctgatgttgttcacacaggagaccaTGTTGAGACATTCTCTACATCCAGAGAGCAACAGCAGGAAGATAACAGAGATAAGAGGTCTCACCGCTGCCCACATTGTGAGGAGATTTTCCCAATTCTATCAAAGCTAAAAATACACCTAAAAATGCAAAGAGGAGAGAATCTGTATTCCTGCACTGCCTGTGAGAAGAGCTTCACAACATCAAGGGCTCTGACAATTCATCAGAGAGAGCACACTGGAGAAAAGCCTTACTCCTGCACCGACTGTGGGAAATGCTTCAATAGATCATCTAAATTAACCATTCATCAGAGAgtgcacacaggagagaagccttactcctgctctgactgtggatcGAGTTTCTCCCAATATGGCCACTTAAAATCACACCAACgtatacacactggagagaagccataCTTCTGCGCTGACTGTGGGAATAGCTTCACAACATCAAGGGCTCTGACAATTCACCAGAGAgtgcacacaggagagaagccttatttcTGCTCTGattgtggaaagagtttctccCGATTGGATACCTTAAAAAATCACCAATTAATACATGAAGGacagaagccttactcctgctctgactgtgggaaatgcTTCATTAAATCAGCTAAATTAACCATTCATCAGAGAgtgcacactggagagaagccttacacctgctctgactgtggagaGAGTTTCTCCCGATTGGATGCCTTAAAAAGTCACCAACTAATACATAAAGGACAGAAACCTTacgtctgctctgactgtgggaagagtttctctcAACTGGGCAACTTAAAAACCCACCAACGTATACACTCAGGAGAGAAGCCATTCTCCTGTTCTGACTGTGGGAAGGGATTCTCTGTATCGGGCAACCTAAAAACCCACCAACGTATACATAAAGGAGAGAAGCCATTCTCCTGCTCTGattgtgggaagagtttctccATGTCAGGCAACTTAAAAACCCACCTACGGATCCAtaaaggagagaagccttactcctgctctgactgtggtaAAGGCTTCAAAACATCAGCGGAGGTAAATGTTcattggagaacacacacaggagagaagccttaccactgtgaCTGTGGGAAAAGTTTCTCCAGGTTGAATACCTTAAAAACCCATCAACGTATACACACAGGCGAAAAGCCATTCTCCTGCTCTgtctgtgggaagagtttctctGTATCATGCAACCTAAAAACCCAccaacgtatacacacaggagagaagccattctcctgctctgactgtgggaagagtttctccATATCGGGCAACCTAAAAACCCACCAATGTATACATAAAGGAGAGAAGCCTCACTCCTGCTCTGATCATGGTAAATGCTGAGGTAAACGTTCATCGcagaacacacaggagagaagccttaccactgtgaCTGTGGACAAGAGTTTCTCCAGATTGAATACCTTAAAAACACATCAATGTATACATAACGGAGAGAAGCATCATCAGTTCTCTCAGACCAGCTAAAATTAAAGTAATCACTTAATTCCATCACTTAATTCTCATAAAGGAAGTAGTAACAGTTCATTTGATCAAAAGAAGAAAGCGTAGCACACTGTTGTTTCTCACTGTGCAGTGGAAAGGGAGTGTTTTCTACAACGTTAGCCTCTACTTTACTGATCAGTGTGTTTTGTTAGCTTCTACTGAAGAGATATTGAGATCACCATGGATTTGCCCTTAGGGTTGAATACCCTCTGAGGTGTCTCTCATTGAAACAATAAAGTCTGAGGGTTGACTGTGGtagttgtcatgttttgtctttgatcatgtcttgtccctgtgcttccctctgctggtcttattaggttctttccctctttctctctctctctctcctcctgcctctctccctctcccgctctctctctctatcgttccgttcctgctcccagctgtttctcattctcctaacgacctcatttactctttcacacctgtcccctattttgccctctgattagagtccctatttctccctctgttttccgcttctgcctggtcggattcttgtttgatgtttgctgttcctgtgtccttgttccgccctgtcgtgttctttgccttcttcagatgctgcgtgtgagcaggtgtctatgtcagctacggccagtgccttcctgaagcgacctgcagtctgtggtcgcgtctccagtcgttcctctctattgacgagaggatttcagtttcctgttttggattgaccattgataattccaggagaatcattatttgtttaatactggaataaagactctgttactattacgtcgcttttgggtcctcattcaccagcataacagaagaatccgaccaggcagaatggacccagcgactacggattctcgcaacactgccgtcgagatccagggagcaatgctcggcagacacgagcaggaattgtctgctgctcgtcatgccgttgagaccctggccgctcatgtctccgatctctcaggacagtttcagagtcttcgtctcgtgccaccagctacttcctggtcttccgagtctccggagcctagggttaataacccaccatgttactctgggcagcccactgagtgtcgctcctttctcacccagtgtgatattgtgttctctctccagcccaacacatactcaggagagagagctcggatcgcttacgtcatatcactccttactggtcgggctcgggagtggggcacagctatctgggaggcaagggctgagagttctaacgtttatcagaactttaaggaggagatgatacgggtttttgatcgttcagtttttgggaaggaggcttccagggccctggcttccctatgtcaaggtgatcgatccataacggattactctatagagtttcgcactcttgctgcatccagtgactggaacgagccggcgttgctcgctcgttttctggagggactccacgctgaggttaaggatgagattctctcccgggaggttccttccagcgtggactctttgattgcactcgccatccgcatagaacgacgggtagatcttcgtcaccgagctcgtggaggagagctcgcgttaacggtgtttcccctctccgcatctcaaccatctcctcccatcggctcagagactgagcccatgcagctgggaggtattcgcatctcgactaaggagagggaacggagaatcaccaaccgcctttgcctctattgcggttctgctggacattttgtcatgtcatgtccagtaaagggccagagctcatcagtaagcggagggctactggtgagcgctactactcaggtctctccatcaagatcctgtactaccttgtcggtccatctacgctggaccggttcggctgcttcctgcagtgccttgatagactctggggctgagggttgttttatggacgaagcatgggctcggaaacatgacattcctctcagacagttagggaagcccacgcccatgttcgccttagatggtagtcctctccccagtatcagatgtgagacactacctttaaccctcacagtatctggtaaccacagtgagaccatttcctttttgatttttcgttcaccttttacacctgttgttttgggtcatccctggctagtatgtcataatccttctattaattggtctagtaattctatcctatcctggaacgtttcttgtcatgtgaagtgtttaatgtctgctatccctcctgtttcttctgtcccctctactcaggaggaacctggtgatttgacaggagtgccggaggaatatcatgatctacgcacggtcttcagtcggtccagagccaactctcttcctcctcaccggtcgtatgattgttgtattgatctccttccggggaccactccccctcggggtagactatactctctgtcggctcccgaacgtaaggctctcgaggattatctgtctgtttctctcgacgcgggta containing:
- the LOC139533059 gene encoding zinc finger protein 665-like, producing the protein MASVKLEDCSQTLELNVNIKDEEEEETIGKSVSHGDHVETFSTSREQQQEDNRDKRSHRCPHCEEIFPILSKLKIHLKMQRGENLYSCTACEKSFTTSRALTIHQREHTGEKPYSCTDCGKCFNRSSKLTIHQRVHTGEKPYSCSDCGSSFSQYGHLKSHQRIHTGEKPYFCADCGNSFTTSRALTIHQRVHTGEKPYFCSDCGKSFSRLDTLKNHQLIHEGQKPYSCSDCGKCFIKSAKLTIHQRVHTGEKPYTCSDCGESFSRLDALKSHQLIHKGQKPYVCSDCGKSFSQLGNLKTHQRIHSGEKPFSCSDCGKGFSVSGNLKTHQRIHKGEKPFSCSDCGKSFSMSGNLKTHLRIHKGEKPYSCSDCGKGFKTSAEVNVHWRTHTGEKPYHCDCGKSFSRLNTLKTHQRIHTGEKPFSCSVCGKSFSVSCNLKTHQRIHTGEKPFSCSDCGKSFSISGNLKTHQCIHKGEKPHSCSDHGKC